The Nocardioides pantholopis genome window below encodes:
- a CDS encoding electron transfer flavoprotein subunit beta/FixA family protein: protein MKHVPDSTADRQFESDNTVDRVGVDGLLSELDEYAVEQALQIKEKAGDGASVTALCIGPEKAVDAVRKSLQMGADKGVHVLDDAIAGSDAIATSLVLAKAVEKAGAEGPVDLVVCGMASTDGSMSVVPAMLAERLNLPQVTFASVIESQGDQVRIKRDGDTATEVIGATMPLVLSVTDQSGEARYPSFKGIMAAKKKPLETWSLSDLGVDAGEVGQAAAWTEVLETAARPPRTAGEIVQDEDGSGATALVDFLASKKFI from the coding sequence GTGAAGCACGTGCCCGACTCCACCGCCGACCGGCAGTTCGAGTCGGACAACACCGTTGACCGCGTCGGCGTCGACGGACTGTTGTCCGAGCTCGACGAGTACGCCGTGGAGCAGGCGCTCCAGATCAAGGAGAAGGCCGGCGACGGCGCCTCGGTCACCGCGCTGTGCATCGGCCCCGAGAAGGCCGTCGACGCCGTCCGCAAGTCGCTGCAGATGGGCGCCGACAAGGGGGTCCACGTCCTCGACGACGCGATCGCCGGCTCGGACGCGATCGCGACCTCGCTGGTGCTGGCCAAGGCCGTCGAGAAGGCCGGGGCCGAGGGCCCCGTCGACCTCGTCGTGTGCGGCATGGCCTCCACCGACGGCTCGATGAGCGTGGTTCCGGCGATGCTCGCGGAGCGCCTCAACCTGCCGCAGGTCACCTTCGCCTCGGTCATCGAGAGCCAGGGCGACCAGGTCCGCATCAAGCGCGACGGCGACACCGCGACCGAGGTCATCGGCGCGACGATGCCGCTGGTGCTCTCGGTCACCGACCAGTCCGGGGAGGCTCGCTACCCCTCGTTCAAGGGCATCATGGCCGCGAAGAAGAAGCCGCTCGAGACCTGGTCGCTCTCCGACCTGGGCGTCGACGCCGGCGAGGTCGGCCAGGCCGCCGCATGGACGGAGGTCCTCGAGACCGCCGCCCGCCCGCCGCGGACCGCCGGCGAGATCGTTCAGGACGAGGACGGCTCGGGCGCGACCGCGCTGGTCGACTTCCTCGCGTCGAAGAAGTTCATCTGA
- a CDS encoding Ig-like domain-containing protein, translating to MRLRRYAGLLAGALVAGTMSIPMLASSASAAPSTVSVSRDFACSYGDFSLPYVVTTSVTADGAAVTATLNDMPATGFPTGLKVAGFEAEIGLDLDGESVELAGENTYPTNISGGGTGVTVQLPMPALAGTRTATAALTAGTIDSLDLVMKAGFQFSPAVPVTITDNPLTCVAGAVQTSTTLAATSPSAGVVQLAATVAPTAEGTVEFQEAGATVGTQTVAGTGASLNLSGVSAGDHSYTAKFVPTDAAEFAASTSAVVKVTVAASGPSAACVTAQDSVKSALTAVTKAKAAVKKAKAKIKKAKTTVKKAKGKKKQKAAKKLKKVKASAKKVSKTLGAATKKHAAAAAAAKKVC from the coding sequence ATGCGTTTGCGTAGATATGCGGGCCTGCTGGCCGGGGCGCTCGTCGCCGGCACCATGTCCATTCCGATGCTGGCGTCGTCGGCGTCAGCCGCCCCGAGCACGGTCTCGGTGAGCCGCGACTTCGCCTGCAGCTACGGCGACTTCTCGCTGCCGTACGTCGTCACCACCTCGGTGACCGCGGACGGCGCCGCCGTCACCGCGACCCTGAATGACATGCCAGCGACCGGGTTCCCCACGGGCCTTAAGGTCGCGGGTTTCGAGGCCGAGATCGGTCTTGACCTGGATGGCGAGTCGGTGGAGCTCGCGGGTGAGAACACCTACCCCACGAACATCTCCGGTGGCGGCACCGGCGTCACGGTCCAGCTTCCGATGCCGGCGTTGGCGGGCACTCGTACGGCCACTGCCGCGCTGACTGCCGGAACGATCGACAGTCTTGACCTGGTCATGAAGGCTGGCTTCCAGTTCAGCCCGGCCGTCCCGGTGACGATCACCGACAACCCGCTGACCTGTGTGGCTGGTGCTGTGCAGACGTCGACGACGCTGGCCGCGACCTCGCCGTCGGCGGGTGTCGTGCAGCTCGCCGCGACGGTGGCCCCGACCGCGGAGGGCACCGTCGAGTTCCAGGAGGCTGGCGCCACGGTCGGCACCCAGACGGTCGCCGGTACCGGCGCGTCGCTCAACCTGAGTGGCGTCAGCGCCGGTGACCACAGTTACACGGCGAAGTTCGTGCCCACCGACGCTGCCGAGTTCGCCGCCTCGACCTCGGCCGTCGTCAAGGTCACGGTTGCGGCCTCCGGCCCGTCCGCGGCGTGCGTCACGGCACAGGACAGCGTCAAGAGCGCGCTGACTGCGGTCACGAAGGCTAAGGCTGCGGTCAAGAAGGCCAAGGCCAAGATCAAGAAGGCCAAGACCACGGTCAAGAAGGCCAAGGGCAAGAAGAAGCAGAAGGCCGCCAAGAAGCTCAAGAAGGTCAAGGCGTCCGCGAAGAAGGTCAGCAAGACCCTCGGCGCAGCGACGAAGAAGCACGCAGCCGCTGCCGCTGCGGCCAAGAAGGTGTGCTGA
- a CDS encoding enoyl-CoA hydratase/isomerase family protein translates to MAEQAGGFTGEFVRLEVADGVATIRLDRPKMNALDAAMQEEIRAAAGEASRREDVKAVVVYGGERVFAAGADVKEMAQMSYTDMVRRSGELQACFTAVARIPKPVVAAVTGYALGGGCELALCADVRFAAEDAVLGQPEILLGIIPGAGGTQRLTRLVGPAKAKDLVFTGRFVKADEALAIGLVDRVVPAAEVYEQALAWARQFTGAATYALRAAKESIDRGLETDLDTGLEIERQQFAALFATEDQTIGMRSFVENGPGKAEFLGR, encoded by the coding sequence ATGGCGGAGCAGGCGGGCGGTTTCACCGGCGAGTTCGTGCGGTTGGAGGTCGCCGACGGGGTGGCCACCATCCGGTTGGACCGGCCCAAGATGAACGCCCTGGACGCGGCCATGCAGGAGGAGATCCGCGCCGCTGCCGGCGAGGCCTCGCGTCGTGAGGACGTCAAGGCCGTCGTGGTGTACGGCGGCGAGCGGGTCTTCGCGGCCGGCGCCGACGTCAAGGAGATGGCGCAGATGTCCTACACCGACATGGTCCGCCGCTCCGGCGAGCTGCAGGCCTGCTTCACAGCGGTGGCCCGGATCCCCAAGCCCGTTGTCGCGGCGGTGACCGGCTACGCGCTGGGCGGCGGCTGCGAGCTGGCGCTCTGCGCGGACGTGCGCTTCGCCGCCGAGGACGCCGTCCTCGGCCAGCCCGAGATCCTGCTCGGGATCATCCCCGGCGCCGGCGGCACCCAGCGGCTCACCCGCCTGGTGGGGCCGGCGAAGGCCAAGGACCTGGTGTTCACCGGCCGCTTCGTGAAGGCCGACGAGGCGCTGGCCATCGGCCTGGTCGACCGGGTCGTCCCCGCTGCCGAGGTCTACGAGCAGGCGCTGGCCTGGGCGCGGCAGTTCACCGGCGCCGCGACGTACGCGCTGCGGGCGGCCAAGGAGAGCATCGACCGCGGTCTGGAGACCGACCTGGACACCGGCCTGGAGATCGAGCGCCAGCAGTTCGCCGCGCTGTTCGCGACCGAGGACCAGACCATCGGGATGCGCTCGTTCGTCGAGAACGGGCCGGGCAAGGCGGAGTTCCTCGGCCGCTGA
- the glgX gene encoding glycogen debranching protein GlgX, which produces MSPRLWKHPGERSPVWPGRHYPLGATWSPEATNFAVHAPRASGAWVCVLDDEGGERRHPLTEHTLGIWHGAVPGLAPGTRYGYRVDGPWDPDSGLRFNVDKLLLDPFARAVSDDLTLDPAIFGHVPGRPTERSTTDSAPHVPHSVVHHDDFDWGDDAPLRRRWRDTVIYELHVKGMTALHDRVPEELRGSYAGLATPAVTDYLRDLGVTAVELLPVHQFVSEPGVLERGLRNYWGYNTLGYFAPHNAYAAGGDRGEQVTEFKAMVKAFHDAGLEVILDVVYNHTAEGGPLGPTLSFRGLDDSVYCRVPATDADLPAPDTYWDVTGCGNTVDAGHPFALRLILDSLRYWVTEMHVDGFRFDLMSALTRVDHEVDMDCHLLIAIGQDPVLRHVKLIAEPWDASMEGYRVGQFPPPWVEWNDRYRDELRDFWRNHSPGLHAVATRLAGSSDLYADDGRSPYNSVNFVTAHDGFTVRDLVTYAHKHNEDNGEDNRDGTDNNRSWNHGVEGETDDPGVLAVRRRQAANMMATLCLSNGVPMITAGDERGRTQRGNNNAYCQDNETSWIDWRPDDAWLDVYEITKCALRLRREHPALRQRHWFEGRPTMVGGPKDLAWLHPSGREMTGADWHDPQLQTVGMFLSGKPLRAPGPHGEQQQDASFMMWFNAGAVPQQVQLPENDWVQRGEVVLSTDDRLPVGTTVSAGECLEIRRRSVVVLREV; this is translated from the coding sequence GTGAGCCCCCGTCTGTGGAAGCACCCCGGCGAGCGCTCCCCCGTCTGGCCCGGTCGGCACTACCCGCTCGGCGCGACCTGGTCCCCCGAGGCCACGAACTTCGCCGTGCACGCCCCACGGGCGAGCGGGGCGTGGGTGTGCGTCCTCGACGACGAGGGCGGCGAGCGCCGGCACCCGCTGACCGAGCACACGCTCGGGATCTGGCACGGCGCGGTGCCCGGGCTCGCGCCGGGCACCCGGTACGGCTACCGGGTGGACGGGCCCTGGGACCCCGATTCGGGGCTGCGGTTCAACGTCGACAAGCTGCTGCTCGACCCGTTCGCCCGGGCCGTCTCGGATGACCTGACCCTCGACCCCGCGATCTTCGGCCACGTCCCCGGCCGGCCCACCGAGCGCAGCACCACCGACTCCGCTCCCCACGTCCCCCACAGCGTCGTGCACCACGACGACTTCGACTGGGGCGACGACGCCCCGCTGCGCCGGCGCTGGCGCGACACGGTCATCTACGAGCTGCACGTCAAGGGGATGACCGCGCTGCACGACCGGGTGCCGGAGGAGCTGCGCGGCAGCTACGCCGGCCTGGCCACCCCGGCGGTCACCGACTACCTGCGCGACCTCGGGGTGACCGCCGTCGAGCTGCTGCCGGTCCACCAGTTCGTCTCCGAGCCGGGCGTCCTGGAGCGCGGGCTGCGCAACTACTGGGGCTACAACACCCTGGGCTACTTCGCCCCCCACAACGCGTACGCCGCCGGCGGCGACCGCGGCGAGCAGGTCACCGAGTTCAAGGCGATGGTCAAGGCGTTCCACGACGCCGGCCTCGAGGTGATCCTCGACGTGGTCTACAACCACACCGCCGAGGGCGGCCCGCTGGGTCCGACCCTGTCCTTCCGGGGCCTCGACGACAGCGTCTACTGCCGGGTGCCCGCCACGGACGCCGACCTGCCGGCCCCCGACACCTACTGGGACGTCACCGGCTGCGGGAACACCGTCGACGCCGGCCACCCGTTCGCGCTGCGGCTGATCCTGGACTCGCTGCGCTACTGGGTCACCGAGATGCACGTCGACGGGTTCCGCTTCGACCTGATGTCGGCGCTGACCCGCGTCGACCACGAGGTCGACATGGACTGCCACCTGCTGATCGCGATCGGCCAGGACCCGGTGCTGCGCCACGTCAAGCTGATCGCCGAGCCGTGGGACGCCTCGATGGAGGGCTACCGGGTCGGCCAGTTCCCCCCGCCCTGGGTGGAGTGGAACGACCGGTACCGCGACGAGCTCCGTGACTTCTGGCGCAACCACTCCCCCGGCCTGCACGCGGTCGCCACCCGACTGGCCGGCTCCAGCGACCTGTACGCCGACGACGGGCGCTCGCCGTACAACTCGGTCAACTTCGTGACCGCCCACGACGGCTTCACCGTGCGCGACCTGGTCACCTACGCCCACAAGCACAACGAGGACAACGGCGAGGACAACCGCGACGGCACCGACAACAACCGCTCGTGGAACCACGGCGTCGAGGGCGAGACCGACGACCCGGGCGTGCTCGCCGTACGCCGCCGGCAGGCCGCGAACATGATGGCGACGCTGTGCCTGTCCAACGGCGTCCCGATGATCACCGCCGGCGACGAGCGGGGCCGCACCCAGCGCGGCAACAACAACGCCTACTGCCAGGACAACGAGACCTCCTGGATCGACTGGCGTCCCGACGACGCTTGGCTGGACGTCTACGAGATCACCAAGTGCGCGCTGCGGCTGCGCCGCGAGCACCCGGCGCTGCGCCAGCGGCACTGGTTCGAGGGGCGGCCCACGATGGTCGGCGGCCCCAAGGACCTCGCCTGGCTGCACCCGTCGGGCCGGGAGATGACCGGCGCGGACTGGCATGACCCGCAGCTGCAGACCGTGGGGATGTTCCTCTCCGGCAAGCCGCTGCGCGCGCCCGGGCCGCACGGCGAGCAGCAGCAGGACGCCTCGTTCATGATGTGGTTCAACGCGGGCGCGGTGCCCCAGCAGGTCCAGCTGCCCGAGAACGACTGGGTCCAGCGCGGCGAGGTCGTGCTCAGCACCGACGACCGGCTGCCGGTCGGGACCACCGTCTCCGCCGGCGAGTGCCTCGAGATCCGCCGGCGCTCGGTCGTGGTGCTGCGCGAGGTGTGA
- the glgP gene encoding alpha-glucan family phosphorylase — protein sequence MRALRRFTVRPVLPPALGALGRLAGNLRWSWHPPTQDVFAEVDPELWAATGHDPVALLASVGQRRLEELAADAGFRERLAAADADLTAYLGDERWFQRRARTTGTPAAIGYFSPEFGICAALPQYSGGLGILAGDHLKAASDLGVPLVGVGLLYRHGYFRQALSREGWQQESYPALDPEALPISALREADGSPATIAVAMPAGPDLLARIWVASVGRVPLLMLDTDVEGNPEDYVEVTDRLYGGTSEHRLRQELLLGVGGVRALRAHARITGHPAPEVFHTNEGHAGFLGLERIRELTAAEDGPHLDFETALEVCRASTVFTTHTPVPAGIDRFSRTLVEQYFATGGATPGVPVERVLALGAEDYEGGDAAVFNMAVMGFRLAQRANGVSRLHGHVSRGMFHGLWPGLDEGEVPIGSITNGVHAPTWVAREILELAARHGGDAAGADPAQFWAAVDRVPAKEVWAVKRQLRERLVHDARRRVAGSWEERGAARAELGWTETALDPDVLTIGFARRVPSYKRLTLMLRDPERLKRLLLHPERPVQLLVAGKAHPADDGGKRLVQELVRFADDPEVRHRIVFLPNYDIAMAQPLYAGCDVWLNNPLRPYEACGTSGMKAALNGGLNLSILDGWWDEWFDGRNGWAIPSADGVADHDRRDDLEAEAIYQLLEHEVAPRFYDVDADGVPTRWVEMLRHTWASLGPKVLATRMVRDYVEELYVPATRTARLLDGDGGNSGNGEDGRRGGAGELAAWKQRVRREWPRVRVELVETDGDPAQEPAVGDRLRVHAFVALGELSADDVEVQLVHGRSTPEGDLLDPAIDLLAPAETYEDGRRRYDGEVVLDRPGAVGYTVRVVPQHPLLASPAELGLVTLPT from the coding sequence GTGCGAGCCCTCCGGCGATTCACCGTCCGCCCCGTCCTGCCGCCCGCCCTGGGCGCCCTCGGCCGGCTGGCCGGCAACCTGCGCTGGTCCTGGCACCCGCCCACCCAGGACGTCTTCGCCGAGGTGGACCCGGAGCTGTGGGCGGCCACCGGCCACGACCCGGTGGCGCTGCTGGCGTCGGTGGGGCAGCGGCGGCTCGAGGAGCTGGCGGCGGACGCCGGCTTCCGGGAGCGGCTGGCGGCCGCGGACGCCGACCTGACGGCGTACCTCGGCGACGAGCGCTGGTTCCAGCGGCGCGCCCGGACCACGGGAACGCCGGCGGCGATCGGCTACTTCTCCCCGGAGTTCGGGATCTGCGCCGCGCTGCCGCAGTACTCCGGCGGACTGGGGATCCTGGCCGGCGACCACCTGAAGGCGGCCAGCGACCTCGGGGTGCCGCTGGTCGGGGTCGGGCTGCTCTACCGGCACGGCTACTTCCGCCAGGCGCTCTCCCGGGAGGGCTGGCAGCAGGAGAGCTACCCGGCCCTGGACCCCGAGGCGCTGCCGATCTCGGCGCTGCGGGAGGCCGACGGGTCGCCGGCGACGATCGCGGTGGCGATGCCCGCGGGTCCGGACCTGCTTGCCCGGATCTGGGTGGCGAGCGTCGGGCGGGTCCCGCTGCTGATGCTCGACACCGACGTCGAGGGCAACCCCGAGGACTACGTGGAGGTGACCGACCGGCTCTACGGCGGCACCAGCGAGCACCGGCTGCGCCAGGAGCTGCTGCTCGGCGTCGGCGGGGTCCGGGCCCTGCGGGCGCACGCCCGGATCACCGGGCACCCCGCCCCCGAGGTCTTCCACACCAACGAGGGGCACGCCGGCTTCCTGGGCCTGGAGCGGATCCGGGAGCTCACCGCCGCCGAGGACGGGCCGCACCTGGACTTCGAGACCGCGCTGGAGGTCTGCCGCGCCTCCACGGTCTTCACCACCCACACGCCGGTGCCCGCCGGGATCGACCGGTTCTCGCGCACCCTGGTCGAGCAGTACTTCGCCACCGGCGGCGCCACCCCCGGCGTCCCGGTCGAGCGGGTCCTGGCCCTGGGCGCGGAGGACTACGAGGGCGGCGACGCGGCCGTGTTCAACATGGCGGTCATGGGCTTCCGGCTGGCCCAGCGCGCCAACGGCGTCTCCCGGCTGCACGGGCACGTCTCCCGCGGCATGTTCCACGGGCTGTGGCCCGGACTCGACGAGGGAGAGGTCCCGATCGGGTCGATCACCAACGGCGTGCACGCGCCGACCTGGGTCGCGCGCGAGATCCTCGAGCTCGCCGCCCGGCACGGCGGCGACGCCGCCGGCGCGGACCCGGCGCAGTTCTGGGCGGCCGTGGACCGGGTGCCGGCCAAGGAGGTCTGGGCGGTCAAGCGGCAGCTGCGCGAGCGGCTGGTCCACGACGCCCGGCGCCGGGTCGCCGGGTCCTGGGAGGAGCGTGGTGCGGCCCGGGCCGAGCTGGGCTGGACCGAGACGGCGCTGGACCCGGACGTGCTCACGATCGGCTTCGCGCGCCGGGTGCCGTCGTACAAGCGGCTGACGCTGATGCTGCGCGACCCCGAGCGGCTCAAGCGGCTGCTGCTCCACCCCGAGCGTCCGGTGCAGCTGCTCGTGGCCGGCAAGGCCCACCCCGCCGACGACGGCGGGAAGCGGCTGGTCCAGGAGCTGGTGCGCTTCGCCGACGACCCCGAGGTGCGGCACCGGATCGTGTTCCTGCCGAACTACGACATCGCGATGGCGCAGCCGCTGTACGCCGGCTGCGACGTGTGGCTGAACAACCCGCTGCGTCCCTACGAGGCCTGCGGCACCTCGGGGATGAAGGCCGCGCTCAACGGCGGCCTGAACCTCTCGATCCTCGACGGCTGGTGGGACGAGTGGTTCGACGGCCGGAACGGCTGGGCGATCCCGTCCGCCGACGGGGTCGCCGACCACGACCGCCGCGACGACCTGGAGGCCGAGGCGATCTACCAGCTGCTGGAGCACGAGGTCGCGCCGCGCTTCTACGACGTGGACGCCGACGGGGTGCCGACCCGCTGGGTGGAGATGCTGCGCCACACCTGGGCCTCGCTGGGCCCGAAGGTGCTGGCCACCCGGATGGTGCGCGACTACGTCGAGGAGCTCTACGTGCCCGCGACACGGACCGCCCGGCTGCTCGACGGTGACGGTGGCAACAGCGGGAACGGCGAGGACGGCAGGCGAGGCGGGGCCGGCGAGCTGGCCGCCTGGAAGCAGCGGGTCCGCCGGGAGTGGCCGCGGGTGCGCGTCGAGCTCGTCGAGACCGACGGGGACCCGGCGCAGGAGCCCGCGGTGGGCGACCGGCTGCGGGTGCACGCGTTCGTCGCCCTGGGCGAGCTGTCCGCCGACGACGTCGAGGTGCAGCTGGTGCACGGCCGGTCGACGCCCGAGGGCGACCTGCTCGACCCGGCCATCGACCTGCTCGCGCCGGCCGAGACCTACGAGGACGGGCGGCGCCGCTACGACGGCGAGGTCGTGCTGGACCGGCCCGGCGCGGTCGGCTACACCGTTCGCGTGGTGCCGCAGCACCCGCTCCTGGCCTCGCCCGCCGAGCTGGGCCTGGTGACGCTCCCGACCTGA
- a CDS encoding alpha-1,4-glucan--maltose-1-phosphate maltosyltransferase, giving the protein MVGRIPVMNVHPVVDLGRLPAKATVGEPFPVRATVFREGHDRLGAEVVLTDPSGARRPPVRMTKDPEVPDRYGAWVTPDTGGAWTFEIQAWSDPVGTWQHAAGLKIPAGVDVELMFTEGRLLLERVLAELDPRADAEAIPVLEGAIEAAGDTDRPAGARLAVLQSPELDAILLAHPLRELVTVEGPFPAYADRPRALFGSWYEFFPRSEGATRDPATGVVTSGTFRTAAKRLDAVAAMGFDVVYLPPIHPIGEVNRKGPNNTLDPGPNDPGSPWAIGSRHGGHDAIHPDLGTLEDFDAFVARAGELGLEIALDLALQAAPDHPWVTSHPEWFTTRADGTIAFAENPPKKYQDIYPVNFDNDPTGISREVLRIVKHWMRHGVRIFRVDNPHTKPLAFWEWLLKEVRRTDPDVLFLSEAFTRPAMMHGLGAVGYHQSYTYFTWRTAKWELEEYLREVSHESDHLIRPNFFVNTPDILHSYLQYGGPAAFKIRAVIAATGSPSWGVYAGYELYEHVAVKPGSEEYLDSEKYQIRIRDWAKAEEEGRSLAPYLTRLNEIRRQHPALQQLRNIVVHHSDDENVLVFSKGVPPGPTGAGTADTVLVVVNLDPHAARETTVHLDLPAMGMEWGETFGVVDELTGQEWSWGQHNYVRLDPHHEPAHILSVRRTS; this is encoded by the coding sequence ATGGTCGGACGCATCCCCGTCATGAACGTCCACCCCGTCGTTGATCTGGGCCGCCTGCCGGCCAAGGCCACCGTCGGCGAGCCGTTCCCCGTGCGAGCCACGGTCTTCCGCGAGGGCCACGACCGGCTCGGGGCGGAGGTCGTCCTCACCGACCCCTCCGGCGCCCGCCGGCCCCCGGTCCGGATGACCAAGGACCCCGAGGTGCCCGATCGGTACGGCGCCTGGGTGACCCCCGACACCGGCGGGGCCTGGACCTTCGAGATCCAGGCCTGGTCGGACCCGGTCGGCACCTGGCAGCACGCCGCCGGACTGAAGATCCCCGCCGGCGTCGACGTCGAGCTGATGTTCACCGAGGGCCGGCTGCTGCTGGAGCGGGTGCTCGCCGAGCTCGACCCCCGCGCCGACGCCGAGGCGATCCCGGTCCTCGAGGGCGCGATCGAGGCAGCGGGCGACACCGACCGCCCGGCCGGCGCGCGGCTCGCGGTGCTCCAGTCCCCCGAGCTCGACGCGATCCTCCTGGCGCACCCGCTGCGCGAGCTGGTCACGGTCGAGGGACCGTTCCCGGCGTACGCCGACCGCCCGCGGGCGCTGTTCGGCAGCTGGTATGAGTTCTTCCCCCGCTCCGAGGGCGCCACCCGCGACCCGGCCACCGGCGTGGTCACCAGCGGCACCTTCCGGACCGCCGCGAAGCGCCTGGACGCGGTCGCCGCGATGGGCTTCGACGTGGTCTACCTGCCGCCGATCCACCCGATCGGCGAGGTCAACCGCAAGGGCCCCAACAACACCCTCGACCCGGGTCCGAACGACCCCGGCTCCCCGTGGGCGATCGGGTCGCGGCACGGCGGCCACGACGCGATCCACCCCGACCTGGGCACGCTCGAGGACTTCGACGCCTTCGTCGCGCGGGCCGGCGAGCTGGGCCTGGAGATCGCGCTCGACCTCGCGCTCCAGGCCGCGCCGGACCACCCGTGGGTGACCAGCCACCCGGAGTGGTTCACCACCCGCGCCGACGGCACGATCGCGTTCGCGGAGAACCCGCCGAAGAAGTACCAGGACATCTACCCGGTCAACTTCGACAACGACCCCACCGGCATCAGCCGCGAGGTGCTGCGCATCGTCAAGCACTGGATGCGGCACGGGGTGCGGATCTTCCGCGTCGACAACCCGCACACCAAGCCGCTGGCCTTCTGGGAGTGGCTGCTCAAGGAGGTGCGCCGCACCGACCCCGACGTGCTGTTCCTCTCCGAGGCCTTCACCCGGCCCGCGATGATGCACGGCCTGGGCGCGGTCGGCTACCACCAGAGCTACACCTACTTCACCTGGCGCACCGCGAAGTGGGAGCTCGAGGAGTACCTGCGCGAGGTGTCGCACGAGTCCGACCACCTGATCCGGCCGAACTTCTTCGTCAACACCCCCGACATCCTGCACTCCTACCTGCAGTACGGCGGCCCGGCGGCGTTCAAGATCCGCGCCGTCATCGCGGCCACCGGCTCCCCCTCGTGGGGCGTCTACGCCGGCTACGAGCTCTACGAGCACGTCGCGGTGAAGCCGGGCAGCGAGGAGTACCTCGACTCCGAGAAGTACCAGATCCGGATCCGGGACTGGGCGAAGGCCGAGGAGGAGGGCCGCAGCCTGGCGCCGTACCTCACCCGGCTCAACGAGATCCGGCGCCAGCACCCGGCGTTGCAGCAGCTGCGCAACATCGTCGTGCACCACAGTGACGACGAGAACGTGCTGGTCTTCAGCAAGGGGGTCCCGCCGGGGCCCACCGGCGCCGGAACGGCCGACACCGTGCTGGTCGTGGTCAACCTCGACCCGCACGCCGCCCGCGAGACGACAGTCCACCTGGACCTGCCCGCCATGGGCATGGAGTGGGGCGAGACCTTCGGCGTGGTCGACGAGCTGACCGGCCAGGAGTGGAGCTGGGGCCAGCACAACTACGTCCGGCTCGACCCGCACCACGAGCCGGCCCACATTCTGAGCGTGAGGAGAACGAGTTGA